One segment of Streptomyces sp. XD-27 DNA contains the following:
- a CDS encoding CoA ester lyase, with translation MTVNRLRPRRSCLAVPGSNPRFLEKAQGLPADQVFLDLEDACAPLAKEGARHTIVDFLNNGDWTGKTRVVRVNDWTTHWTYRDVITVVEGAGQNLDCIMLPKVQDAQQIVALDLLLTQIEKTMGFEVGRIGIEAQIENAKGLVNVDAIAAASPRLETIIFGPADFMASINMKSLVVGEQPPGYPADAYHYILMRILMAARTHDLQAIDGPYLQIKNVDGYRAVAGRAAALGFDGKWVLHPGQVEAANEVFSPTQEDYDHAELILDAYEWCTSEAGGKKGSAMLGDEMIDEASRKMALVIAGKGRAAGMQRTSKFEAPEA, from the coding sequence ATGACCGTCAACCGTCTGCGTCCGCGCCGCTCGTGCCTGGCCGTCCCGGGCTCGAACCCGCGCTTCCTGGAGAAGGCCCAGGGGCTCCCCGCCGACCAGGTCTTCCTGGACCTGGAGGACGCGTGCGCGCCGCTGGCCAAGGAGGGCGCGCGGCACACCATCGTGGACTTCCTGAACAACGGCGACTGGACCGGCAAGACCCGCGTGGTGCGGGTCAACGACTGGACCACCCACTGGACGTACCGGGACGTGATCACGGTCGTGGAGGGCGCGGGCCAGAATCTCGACTGCATCATGCTGCCGAAGGTGCAGGACGCGCAGCAGATCGTGGCGCTGGACCTGCTGCTGACCCAGATCGAGAAGACGATGGGCTTCGAGGTCGGCCGGATCGGCATCGAGGCGCAGATCGAGAACGCCAAGGGCCTGGTGAACGTCGACGCGATCGCCGCCGCCTCGCCGCGGCTGGAGACCATCATCTTCGGCCCGGCCGACTTCATGGCCTCGATCAACATGAAGTCGCTGGTCGTGGGCGAGCAGCCGCCGGGCTACCCGGCGGACGCGTACCACTACATCCTGATGCGCATCCTGATGGCGGCCCGCACCCACGACCTCCAGGCCATCGACGGCCCGTACCTCCAGATCAAGAACGTGGACGGGTACCGCGCGGTGGCGGGCCGGGCGGCGGCGCTGGGCTTCGACGGCAAGTGGGTGCTGCACCCGGGCCAGGTCGAGGCGGCCAACGAGGTCTTCTCCCCCACCCAGGAGGACTACGACCACGCCGAGCTGATCCTGGACGCGTACGAGTGGTGCACGTCCGAGGCGGGCGGCAAGAAGGGCTCGGCGATGCTCGGCGACGAGATGATCGACGAGGCCAGCCGCAAGATGGCGCTGGTGATCGCGGGCAAGGGCCGCGCCGCCGGTATGCAGCGCACCAGCAAGTTCGAGGCCCCGGAGGCGTAA